The genome window GCGCTTTGATTTTGCCTGCCCATTCCAATTCAATATCATCAAATAATAATTTTTGATCCTTATAAGAGTAGCTAATCCATGTGCTTCCACGAATATCTCCAAAACTCTTACCAGATTTGCCAATAAACCCTTCTATGATTGCTTGCGTTAGATGTATTCGAACAAGATCACTATCATTCTTAGCAACTTTGACTAGACCAGATATCTTGGTATCCTTGAAGTCTGCTTGGGGAAAGATTACCAAAATATCTTCAGCCAAAGAAACATTGAATTCTTTCAAAACAATATCACAATTCATTCTCAAAGATTCATAGCTGATCTCATCTCCTGAAAAATATAATTGCGAATAAAATTCAATTTTGTGATTATTTAATTTTCCATAAAAATTGATATCTAAACTATTTGTGAATTTGGAAACTTTGAAATTATTCTTCCAAATATAAATTTTATAATTCTTAGAATAGAAATCATCCTGAAAATTCAAATGAATATTGTTCAGTTTAATTGATTCAGGGATTAAACTGAAGAGTTCGTTAGCAGTAAGTGAACTTTCTTCATCTATATTCTGCCCCAAAAATTGATCCAGGACGTCGAACCCACCATCTTTATTTCGTACGATGTTGATTGTTCCAGATTCAATATCTAAGTTTCTGATTTCAATTTGTCCCAAGATGAGCTGCAAAATTGAGAGCTCGACTAATACAGATTTGATACTTGCGACTTCTAGATCATTATCGTAGATAGTTAGATAATCGACCTGTAAACCTGGATAAGGAAACATTACCAACTCGGAATATATAAACTCTATTCTGAAATCAGTTTTGTTTTTGATCTCAGATATAAGATACTTTTTATACGTTTCATGATCTATATAATTGAATAAAAAAATTGAAATGATAAGAAAAATCAAAAAGAAATATGAAATTACAAAGAATACATTTCTGATCAGACGCATAGTCCAGTGAGAATTGTATTTGAAAAAATGAATAATCAAATTGTGACCTGTGATTAATGATTAACCTTCTGAAAAATGACAAGTTGCATAATGTCCATCTTTTCCTTGCACTATTGGAGGTTCTACATTTTTGCAAATTTCTACCGCTTTCGGGCAACGGGTATGGAAATGGCAACCTTTCGGTTTATGGAGTACTGAAGGTATCTCACCTTTTAGAACAATTCTTTCTTTTTGCCGATCTCTTATATCGAAGGCGGATGCAAACAATGCCTTAGTATATGGATGTTTGCAATTATTTATAATCTCTGATTTGGGTCCCCATTCAACTATTTTGCCTAGATACATAACTGCAATATCATCGGAGATATAGCGAATAATTCCTAGGTCGTGGGAAATAAAAAGATAGGACAATTGAAGATCTTTTCTGAGTTCAATCAATAAATTAATAACTTGAGCTTGAGTTGAAATGTCCAAGGCAGAAACTGCTTCATCACATATCAATAGTTCTGGATTCAGAATCAAAGAACGAGCAATAGCAATTCTCTGCCTCTGTCCACCGGAAAATTCATGAGGATATCTCTGCAATATATTAGTCGATAGATTCACTCTTTCTAATATATTCTTACAACGAAGATCAATTTCTGCTTTACTAAGATTCTTTTCGTGAACAGTTAATCCTTCGGAAATAATTTCTTCTATTGTCAGTCTAGGATTGAGCGAAGAGTAAGGGTCTTGAAATACAACCTGGATTTTTTTTCTAAACGGTAACCATTCTCTTTTTGATAGATTCGTAATTGAAGTAGATTGGAATTCGATAGATCCCGACTCAATGGAAACTAAACCAAGAACAGCTTTACCAAGTGTTGATTTGCCGCAGCCACTCTCTCCTACGAGTCCAAGTGTTCTACCCTTCTTCATAACCAGAGATACATCTTCGCAAGCGACAATTCTTTTCTTTCGAAAAGATAGACTTGATCCAGAAGTATAAACTACATTCAAATTAGTTAAACTAAGCATTATCACCGCCATAAAGAAAACAAGCAACTTTGGAGGATTCAATATTGCTTTGTTTTTCAAGATCAAATAATTTTGGTTTAGTTAACTTGCATTTGTCCATCACCTCACCACAACGATCAGAAAAATGACATCCGATTGGATAGTTATCTGGCGACGGAACTATTCCCGGAATTGGTGTCAGTTTATCACTGTCTTTTTTTATAGATGGATAAGCATTCAATAAAGCTTTTGTATAAGGATGTGATGGATGATCAATTACAGTATCTACGGAACCAATTTCTGCGATCTGACCCGCATACATAACCGCAATCCGATCGGCAATTCTTCCGACCATTGCAATATCATGGGAAATAAATAAAGCGGACAGATTGAACTCTTTCTTCATATCAAAAAGTAGTTCAATCAATTGAGCCTGAATCGTTACGTCAATTGCTGATGTAGGTTCATCTGCAATCAATAACTTTGGGTCACATACGAGAGCCATTGCAATACAGATTCGCTGTAACATCCCGCCACTCATTTGATTTGGATAGGAATTCATTCTCTCTTTAATATCCGTTATTCCAACTCGAGATAGTAGATATTCGGCCTTTTCAATTGCCATTTTTTTTGAACCCAAGCCATGAACTAAGTAACCTTCAATGATCTGATCTTTTATCTTATGCAACGGGTTTAATGCGCTAAACGGCTCTTGAAATATATATGCAATCTCAAGACCCCGAACATTTTGTAACTCTTTACCATCTAACTTCAATAAATCACGATTCCCGAATACAACTTCCCCTGATTTATAATCTGCTAATTGTTTGGGCAATAATTTTGTGAGTGATAGCGCTGTTAGAGATTTGCCACAGCCACTCTCACCAACCAATGACAAGAATTCACCCTTGAATAATTGAAAATTCAAATTCTGAAGTACAGGTAATCTGGTTCCATTGGTCTTCAGATCTAATGATAGGTTCTTTACATCTAATAGAACTTCAGATTTACTCATATTCAACCTTATCCTTAGCATCAAAAGCATCACGCAAGCCCTCACCGACAAAGGCAGTTAACATTATTGTTGCAAACAAAGCGAACGATGGAAAGGCGATAAGCCACCAAGCTGTGAGTCTTTCACGACCCTGACCAATCATTTCTCCCCAGGAAGGATTTGGTGCGGGTATTCCATATCCCAAGAAATCCAGAGCAGATAGAATTGAGATCGAAGAGATCAATGTAAATGGTAAAAAAGTTATTAACGGAGTAATTGCATTAGGTAATAAATGACGGAATAAAATCGTTGAAGTTGAGACACCAAGAGCACGGGCAGCGTCGATGAATTGAAGATTTCTTAAACGTAGAAATTCTCCTCTCATATAATAACTAAGTCCAATCCAACTCAATGCACCATAAGTTACAATCAGAACGGCAAACCCTTTTCCAAAAAAAGATCCCATGATGAGTATCAAATACAGAAACGGGATGCTCGACAATACTTCAATAATTCTCTGAACTGTGATATCTAATACTCCACCAAAATATCCTTGCACACCACCTATAATAACTGCGAGAAACATTTCTATAAAAACCAAAAGCAAACTAAATGTTAAGGCAATTCTAAATCCATAGAAAATTCTTGTGAAAGCATCGCGTCCGCGATCATCAGTCCCCAACCAATGTTTCCAATTCGGAGCATTCGGAGGCGATACATTATCTTCTAAACTTTCCAGGTTATCTTCGTTCACTCCGTACGGAATTGGAGGAAAAATCATAAAAGAAGACCCACTAACAAAGTCATCACGCAATTTGAGTTTTTTATAATTGGGAGCTGTCCGATTCACACCTCCAAAATCTGCCTCAGAATAAAATGAAACGATTGGAAAATAAATCGAGCCATCATAGTAAACAATCAATGGTTTGTTATTGGCAATGAGAGGTGCAAAGATCGATATCGCATAGGCGGACATCAATACCACGAGCGAGTAAAAAGCTCTTTTGTTGGATACAAATTTTGATAATCTTTTCTTAGTATTTGGATTCATAATTTTAAGTCTCAATCGAAATTGATTCTAGGATCAATCCACACATAACAAAAGTCAGATAGCATTTTGCCGAGCAATCCAATAAAAGATTGAACCAAAAGCAAGCCCATCATCAAATCTGTATCCCTTTCTTTTACCGCTTCAAAACTAAGTAGCCCCATACCATCAATATTGAAAACCAATTCTATAAAAAGCGATCCAGCAAAAATCAAGCTCAGGTTTCCACCGAATCCAGTAGCGATCGGTATGAGGGAATTTCGAAACGCATGACCAAACACTGCTTGCGAATATCCTACACCCTTTGAAATAGCAGTCCTTACATAGTCCTTAGAAATCTGTTCTAATAAGGAATTTTTCATAAGCAAAGTCAAAACAGCAAAAGATCCGGATACATAACATATCACAGGAAGAAACATATGTGCAGCTCTGTCTTTTATCTTACCCCAGAACCCTAAGTCTTCATAGAAATCGGAGACTTCATGCCCTAATGGGAAAAAAGAAAAAACTTCTCCAGAAGCAAACAAATAAAGTAGTAACATAGCCAATGCGAAAACTGGAATAGAATATGCAAAAAATATCAAAACACTTGAGCCAAGATCAAAACTTTCTCCATGCATCATAGCTTTTCTGATGCCAAGAGGAATACAGACTAAATAGGATAAGAAAAATCCAGACAATCCAAATATCAATGATACGGGCATTTTTTCGAAAATCAATTCTGATACTTCTTTTGAATGTAGTCTAGACTCACCTAAATTGAATACAGCGATGTCTTGTAGCCAATAGAAATAAGCAACATAGAAAGGTTTATCTAGATGCAACCGCTTGCGAATCAAGTCAACTTCTTCCTGGGAAATATGTTTCGTACTTGCACCAGAGAGATTCGCAGCACCTTTAATTTTTGCTATTTCTAAATCTAAAGGTCCACCTGGTGCAAAATTAGATAGTAGATATACAAGGAAAGTGATTCCTAATAGTGTTGGAAAAATTAATAAAAATCTTTTTATAAAATAGCGACCCATTTATTTCTTTCCGTATCCCTTTAGCTCAAGATATCCTTGCCCATTTACAATTCGACCATTTCTAGTTCCGGTCGCAGTAACAGCTCCTTCCCAATAAGCAAGTCCCGTTGTTTTCCTTCCATCAAATTCTTGATTCTTGAAATATGGCTTAATTATTATATCCAACTTTTCTGTAATACTAGTCAACCTCCATTCCATAGGATAGACATTTCCAGTAACAGGACTTTTCCAAATTAGTTCCATGTTAGGTACCAATTGTAAATCTTGAATTCCATTTCTATCTAGATTTGGTTCAAAAGTCTTTGTAGTTTGATTCCATTTTGTTGAACCAAATGTCTCAGCTTCAGCATTTTGATTTGCTTTGAAACGAAAAGCCATCCAATCAGAACCATCATCTAAACTTAGCCCAACCCAATCCCAGGAATTATTAGATTCGTTGAAATCGCCTTGAGACCATTCGTGATCCATCCAAGTATAACCTGACAAAACCTCTTGCTTACTTCCATTCAGTGTGACAGTTCCCGAAGTTTTGAGGCGAGTCATACTGTAGTATTTCGAAAAAAACTTGGGACTTAGATTGGATTTTTTGGAGATTCCATTGACTCCATGAATGAACAGATTGTCCTTCTCCCCGCTTAAATTGAGATCAATACCGATCTCTTGGTTGAATCTGGGATTAGCAAATATGCGAAATTTTGAATCTCCTAATATTTCCATTCTAAAATCATGTACTTTTAAAACTTTGTCAGAATATTCGGATAGTCCTCCGATTTTTCTTCCCATTACTTGTGATGTGTAATGCTTCCCATTGTTAATGTCAGAAATTGCAAAATGAACGGGGAAAATTTCCTTAACTAGTGATGGACTGCCAGAATTTAATTTATCATTAGAATTGAGCTGGTATCGAAAAAAACTCAACTCTACACCAACTTTTTGATCGTTCGGTAATTGCAAGATACTAACAAAATAACACCATTCAATTTTATAATCTGAATGAAGACTATGATCTTGAGGCAGATTTATCTGAGAAAAAAGATCAGAAAATAGAAATACTGAGGATAAAACAATTAGAATTATATATTTCATTATACTTGTAATTTAGATTTCTTCTGGATGAAGATTGTTCAACTCATTCAACCTAGTAAAATCAGGGAATAATTTTCTAATTTTTAGTTTGATTGAATTAAATTTCTCTCGATCGCCTAATTTATGATAAACTCTCGCAAGGTTATAATGAACATAAGGATGGGAATCACTCATATAAAGGGATTTCCTCAATTCCGATTCCGCCTTCTCATATTCCTTTATCATAAAAAAACAAAAACCTAATATATTATGAGATTCAAAATTATGAAGCCGAAATCTATTGTAGATCTTGAGAAAATCAATTGCTTCATGATATTTTCCTTCTTTAGCCAATGTCTTAGCAAGAAATAAAATATTGTTAGACTCTCGAGGCAAAATTTTATAGGCATTCTTTAATGAATTGGAAGCCTGATTGTATTGCTTTCGATCGTAATGTTCTTGAGCAATTTTGGAAAGTCTTTCAAATTCTGGAATTTCTGTACTCAGCCCAATTCCGAATATTGTAATATCATCCTTTTGATCCGTTCCCATAATAAAATCTTTATGCTTGGCAGTGATGAATTCAACCGCAGCTTCAATATCCATATCACGAGTTTGTGAAACCAATTCTAATAATTTGTCATCTCCGAATGGTTCTCCGTCATCATTTTCTGCTTCTGTTAAACCATCAGTGTATAGGAAAATTTTGTCCCCTGGTTCTAGAAAAACATGTTGATCTTCATAGAAATCACTAGCCTCAGGAAACATTCCAAGAAAGGTTCCCTCACCTTCTAAATAGGAAGTCTCACCTGTTCTGTAACGAAGAAGAACAGGCCTTGGATGTCCAGCGACAGAATAAGTGACTTTATAGTCCTTGTCAATGATTGCATAGATACATGTTGTATAACCTTGCTGCTTCAATAGATCCAGAAGATCTCGATTTACGTTTTTGAAAATCGTACTCGGAAGTGGGTAACGATATGTTGTAAAAAGCATTTTGGATAGAGCAGTTATAAAAGCAGCTGGAACACCATGTCCTGAAACATCACAAATCGCAACACCTAACCTATTCTCGTCGAAAGGAAAGTAATCGTAATAGTCGCCGCTTACTTCTTGCATAGGATTGAAATGATTCCAAAATTGCACACCTTTCCAGTCTGGAATTGTCTGAGGGATGATCCCCATTTGAATATTCTTTGCAAGTTTTAAATCTTTTGCAATTGACTTTTGTTTTATTTCAAGCTCAGTTTTAAAGCTTTTCAAAACTTCGACGGCAGCCTCTAAATCTCGGTTTTCTAAGGCGAGCTCTCTTGACTTAGATATAACACTCGATAGGTTGATTACAGAAAGTTCCTCTTCCGAATTACCAATATCACGTGAAATTACAAATGTTTTCTGAGCTTTACGATTGTCTTCAGGATTGATCTGAGTTCTTGCGATTTTGGTTTTATTCGCGTCCCATTCCATTTGATAAATATTAGAATTTGCACCAAATTTAATATTGTCTCCCAGATCTTTATGGTGAGTATGAATGCCGAGCAATTTTGTTTCTCTCAGTATAGTTTTAGATCCACTCAATTGATAGAGTAGACTTAGACCATCTAACATTCCTTTAAAGAAGATAACATCATACCATTTTTCCTTAAATGGTTCCCTATATGTAAATAGAAAAGTTGCTGATGTATCTTCCAGATTCAAAATATCCAAAGAAACCGTTCTGGTAATTTTTGTAATCAAAACTGGAACACGAGAAATCAGTTCTACAATCCCAATGCTTGAGTCATCGGTCGGCAATAAATCGTATGCCTGGGAAAGAAAACTTTCTTTTCCGATTTGGTATAGAGCAGATGAAATATCTTCAGCTGCAGATAGATAATTAATAATCCTTTCTTCTAGATCTTGAGGAATCCATAGATTGGAATCCTTCATCATTCGAAGAAAAGTATTATCATCCATGATTTCTTCAAATGGATTCTTCTCTTGAATCTTTCTTTCATTGATATAAAAAAGCATAAGTCCCGATGCTCTCCTGCAAGAGGTCTCGGGACGATTCATCCATGATAAGCTATGTTGAGGATTGGATTTCTCTATTGACATTGTGTATCAGACTGAATCCATTGGATTCAGTAATATGTTGTACATCAGGCTTATTCTTTTATTTATTTTATCATCAGTTTTGGTATTCGCATTTGACTCGCCGAAAAAATTTGAAAACAAATACCTGATTGAAGCAAGTCCAGCGGCTATCCACAAAGCGATTAGTGGAAATTTTTTTCCAAGAATGGCATCGGGAAAAGTTGGCAATTCAGCGGAAGTCGTATGGGAAGGTGAAGCATCTATCATTGAAGTAACTAACTGGGAAATCCCTTTCAAGTTCGGTTATGAAAGAAAAAATTCAAGCAGATTTTCCAAATATGCCGGATTTTATGAAATAAAAGACATGGGTGATGGCAAATCTATGCTAGAAGTGCAGATTCATTGGGAACCGGTAGCAGGCATTCAATCAAAAATCTGGAATCGACTTTTTTACCTCCCTGAAACCAAGAAATCCATAGAGAATGACATTGAGATTATCAGAAAAGCTGTGGCAAAATAGAATTCGGCTCTCTTTTCTTGGTTTAGTTGGCATATTCATAATTTCTTATCAATACATCGATTGGATTTTTTTTTCCAATTCATGTCCAAACATCCGACAAATTGGATGGGATCCTGCCTCTCGTTTTCTCGCGTCTCTAGACATCGCCTTTGGAATACGAAGCGGATATTTATGGGTTCCTTTTGCACATATTTTTGATTCTCCGACTTGGCCAGCTATTCGTAGTTTGTTGGAATCTCTTCTAATCTTGGGCTATGGAGCAGATCCGATAATCTCAATATTTCTTACGAAAGTAACGGAAACTGTTCTGATTTTTTCCATCGCGATTGTATTCTTTGTCAAATTTTCCAATTGGATTGATTCAATTTTTTATTTCTTAGTCTTTGTCTTATTGTATTATTCAATTCCTTCTATATTGCTATTCTCTTATTCAGGAATGTTGGAAATCCAAGGTGCTCTCTTTATGATTGCAACCCTTGTTTCAATGCAATTGTACGAAACCAGAAAAAATAAAATACTTTTTCCAATTTCAGTCTTCTTACTCTTACAAACAAAATATCCTTACGTCCTCATGTTTCTTATGGCTTTTACGATTTATCTTCCATTCATTTATCTAAAGGAAATTCAAAATTCATTTGAAATATTTTCTAAGAATTTCAAAATCCATATCCAACGCAATGTCCGCTTACTATTTCTACCGATACCACTTGTATTATTTTTACTAGGTAAGTTCGATCTTTTGAATTGGAGTCCCAAACTAAGTTCTTATCTAGTCTACTTAGTTTTTTTACTTGTGCTTTTGGATGTGTTCGTATTTATTTTCAGAAATCAAGTAGAGCTCAAACTTAGATCTTCTAATTTATTCTATTTTCTAAAATGGATCTACCTTCCGTCAATTGCTTGGCTTATCATTCATCCAGACCGATTTGTAGCGACTACCAATACTGTGCTTTTAGAACAAGGTGATTCAAACATTTTCTTTTATTTACAGACGATGACTAATGAATTGTTCTTTCTGTATCCATTGCTTGTATTGTTAGCAATAAGCATCTCCTACAATCTATGGAAATACAAAAATAAGTATTTCACAGCTTTAAGTTTTACAACCATTGCATTTTTTTGGATCATCTTAATTCTCTTGAGCTTCTCGAGCTCGAATAGACAAGAGCGCCATATTCTCCATCTCTATCCAATGTTGATTATGGGCTTTGCTTTGAACTTAGAACTTGCTCTAAGATCTTTGCCTTTAGCAAAATTAAAATATTCTATAATAGGACTTTGTGTAATTTACCTTTTCTTCTTTATAGGCAAAAACTCATATTTTAAATACAATAATTTGATTATGCCTGATGGTAATTTAATTACTAACCGTTTTATGCCTAGAGTCCACTGTTATGCAGGCAATAAAACAGATGTCCGCGCAGTTCCCAATTGGGTAAAATCGGAAGCAGAAAATTTACTACAAGATTCTACAATTGTCTTCAATCAACTACCTGGCTACCATATTAACAAACCTGATAGTGATCTGGAACTTTCTATACAAATTTACAATTTCAAAAAAAGTAATTCTAATACTAATTATATTCTAAATCCTAAAACTAGACATCTGCAAAATATAGATAAATATACGAATATTCTTATCCTCGGAAACGAATGTTCGAAAAATCATATTTCAGAATTTACGAAAAAACAAGATGAAGAAATCAAATTGATTCCAATTGCACAGAAAAAATTGGAAGCTGACGGTATCAATCCAAGTGCTTGCTTGGATCTTTATAGAATGCAATTACTTTAATTCAAATCCAGTAAGCCTCTGCAAAGAATTGCTTACACCCTCATTCCATGTATTATAATCTCCGGCTATGATCACTTGATTCTTAGCTCTTGTTATAGCAGTATACAATATCTGGCGATTGACCAATTGGTGGTTCGTATCATCTTTTTGAGTTTTTCTAATATCTGGTAGATACAATAAAACACTATCATATTCCGAACCTTGGCTTTTGTGAACTGTAAGAATAAACGCAGGTTCATGTGCAGGCAAAGTATCTAGAGCGAAATCAACCATTCGATTATCTATGGAAAAGATTGCTCTCAATTCTCCTGTATCAGCTAAACGTAATAAATATCCTGTATCCCCGTTGAATAGTTTCCGATTCGGATCGTTCTTCGTAATTAAAATTGGCATACCTGAGAAATATATTTTACCTGCAATTTTTTTGACAGACTCTACTGAAATCATGTTCTTATCTTGATTCTGTGGCTTTTTGATTCGGAGGTCAGCGATAGCCATCTCAATCAGAGTTTCCTGCAAAGATTCGACTCCCCAATATCCTTTTCTAAATATTGTTAGACAACGGAATTTGTTCATTTCTGAATGAAATTTTACTATAAATGATTCTTCGTTCAGATTTTGTTTTGTAAGGTTTTCCCATTGGGAGATTCTTTCAATCTGCGGATAAAAATATTTTTTCCAAATTTCTTTTAATATATATTGGCGTGTTGATAGAATTTCCATTTGCTTAGGAAGTGTAAAATAAACCAATTCAGTATTGTATTGGATTTCTTCTCCGATTTTATCGGTTGCCGGAAACTGCGAATCGATTCGGGCAAGAGAGCTAGAGAATAATGTCTGTTCATGCTCGTCATCCAGCTTTAGAATATCTTCAGCCATTGTAACTATAGCGGATTTTCCATTACGCAATTTGGAGGGAGATTGTCGATTACTCTCCGTTAGCTTAGAAATAAATTTCTTCTTTTTCTCAAGACCTTTCAAGAAATCACTCAATACAGCACCTTTATCCACAGAAGGTAGTTGATTGGGATCTCCAATTAATATCAAACGAAAGCCAAACTTTCCTCCATCGTAGATTTGATCTATAGGTGGAAGTGCCTCAAATAATGCGCGCATCATATCCAAATCTACCATAGAAACTTCGTCTAAAATAATTAATTTCTGAGGAAGATATCTGTTCTCATTATAGAAAAATTTGGATTTGTATTTTTGAAATTGTAAAAGACTATGCAATGTGCGTCCTCGAAGAAATTGAATCTCTTCTTGAAGATTGGAAAGTCCTTTCATCCTGAGTAGATTCTCTTGAATCGACTCTGTCAGTCGCTGAGCTGCTCGTCCAGTCGGTGCAACCAGAGCTATATCTTCTAATCTGGGAAGCATTCCTAAATCCTTTAGAACCGCCAGAAGAAATGCAACAACTGTAGTTTTTCCAGTTCCTGGTCCACCACTGATTATCTGAAATGGAGACATGATAGAATTGATCAATGCGTCCTTTTGGCCTAACCTTAAACTCAATGTCTCCTTTTCTTTCTTTGCTATTATTGATTTCGCGCGACTCACTAGGTCGGAGTCATTCATTTCGTGATTTATTTTCTCTGCAGACCGAATAATATCGATTAATCGATTCTCAAGCTTTGTTTTCAATTCAAATGTTTTAGAAAAATATACAACTTTCTTCTGACCAAACTTATGAATTTTAATTCCTATTGGTTCATAATCTATAATTGATTTCCATTCAGGTTTCCACTCTACACATAAATTGCCTTTATTTTGTGCTGATATTAATGACTGTATAAGATCCTCAAAACCTGGAATATCCTTTCCTTCACTAAGATCGTTTTGAATTTTACGATTGTAAATGATTTCCGGATCAAGATTCATAATCTACTCCATTTTCTCTAGAAATCAATTGAGACATTTCATTTCGAATTTTCATTATTCGTTCTTCATTCCAGTCGAAATCGAAATAGATTCCCTCACTTGAACCTGACTGCATTCCTCGTAAAAACAAATAATAAACTCCACCGAATTTTTTTAGAGCTTCTTCTAAACCAAAAATACTCTTTAAATATTCAACCAAGGCAAATGCATAAATATCGCGTTGTAGGTTGTATTGAGTCTTTGGATCGTTTATTACGGCTTCGAGTGCTTCTATAGAATAATTTTTTAATAAATTGGATTTATAGTCAGCTATATAATACAAACCTTCCAATTCGAAAACCAAATCAATCGATCCTTTCAAAAAATCACCTAATATATTTGTAATATTTCTATCGTTGGTAAACTTATGATCCGTCTCAATCAAACTATCCTTTAAGAATAAATGAAAATCCAATTCACGAAGTAT of Leptospira sp. GIMC2001 contains these proteins:
- a CDS encoding ATP-dependent DNA helicase, whose amino-acid sequence is MNLDPEIIYNRKIQNDLSEGKDIPGFEDLIQSLISAQNKGNLCVEWKPEWKSIIDYEPIGIKIHKFGQKKVVYFSKTFELKTKLENRLIDIIRSAEKINHEMNDSDLVSRAKSIIAKKEKETLSLRLGQKDALINSIMSPFQIISGGPGTGKTTVVAFLLAVLKDLGMLPRLEDIALVAPTGRAAQRLTESIQENLLRMKGLSNLQEEIQFLRGRTLHSLLQFQKYKSKFFYNENRYLPQKLIILDEVSMVDLDMMRALFEALPPIDQIYDGGKFGFRLILIGDPNQLPSVDKGAVLSDFLKGLEKKKKFISKLTESNRQSPSKLRNGKSAIVTMAEDILKLDDEHEQTLFSSSLARIDSQFPATDKIGEEIQYNTELVYFTLPKQMEILSTRQYILKEIWKKYFYPQIERISQWENLTKQNLNEESFIVKFHSEMNKFRCLTIFRKGYWGVESLQETLIEMAIADLRIKKPQNQDKNMISVESVKKIAGKIYFSGMPILITKNDPNRKLFNGDTGYLLRLADTGELRAIFSIDNRMVDFALDTLPAHEPAFILTVHKSQGSEYDSVLLYLPDIRKTQKDDTNHQLVNRQILYTAITRAKNQVIIAGDYNTWNEGVSNSLQRLTGFELK